The Cottoperca gobio chromosome 8, fCotGob3.1, whole genome shotgun sequence genome contains the following window.
ACCAATTAACTAATTTAATTGTGTGGTCAAGACTGAGatggaaaatgaaaatacagtttatcaaaagaaaagagaaaaacaaatacagtttaATGTAATTTCCTCCAATCAGGAGCAAGGTAGAAATTAGGTAAACCAATGACAAGACTGGTGCAAGGCTAAAATATGGGAACAAAAAAGTCTGCAAAGAAAAATTACAACTTTACAGCCAATCTTTTGTTTTGGGGGCGAATGAAAAATTGTTTTTCCTAGAGGCTAAAACTATATTATTAGCTTAATCTTATGCTATTAGGCAATTAAGTGAGaagtaaaaagtcaaaaattttacacaataaataatctttcatttgagtccaaaaagtaactaaatgtttatgatggtgaaataaatacttaaaagaTTCTGGTTCATCATTGTAaacattatgtgttttttttaatctaagaATTTGGAGGAATGTAGATTTGTTGGAGATACAGTAGCCTATAaatccaaaaacattttcatataaaaaaaatgtttttgctgtaaAATAATTGAACATTGGATGAAAGTTAATTAAAGGTCACATATTATGCTCAATTCCaggttcatatttgtattttgggtttctactcgAGCATGTTTATgtcataaagccatcttttaagacagtgtgatgtatggttaaccctttttatgactgttgcatgttatatatattgttgtgattttaatgttgttgtgcgctatcatggcgatgaactcttgttgtgtataaatatttgcatgcttcctttaaccttttccacGAACTatcataacaaagacacacagacacattgctaattgacacacctgaacccagcattgctaattgacacacttgaacccagcattgctaattgacacacctgaacccagctaAAATCAGCGATCTCATTCGCCAGTTGCCGACTCCACTCCCCTATAAATACGCCAGATTACCTTGCAGAACCAAGGCTGGAAGGATGTAGACccttacaggatgtttccctcgcCGTGCACTGAGCCGCCTCAGCTCATCCTTGTCTTGTGAACCAGACCttggaggatgtttcccaggacagttgctgccttgcctccccgcagattGGACCAGATCGGATTCCTTTTGTTCCTCGCTGCGCACTGATCCTCCTTAGCTCCTCCTTGTCTGGTGAACCAGCccttacaggatgtttccctcACCGCGCACTGACgggaggatgtttcccaggacagttgttgccttgcctccccgcagatcggactGGATCGGATTccttttgctcctcgccgcgcactgatcctcctcagtTCCTTTTTGTCTGGCGAACCAGACCTTGAAGGAGCGGTGGTTCCATATTAACTGGACTggacttttggtatttttaaattatttgcctgaactattgcttgacacattgaacattattttaattatttattaactaggtgttttaaagtaatgttgcaataaaagtaaatcacTTCATACGTTTCTTGGGGTCATTCTCGCTGTGTTGGTGTGTCTGGGAATCCAAACCTTTTAGGTAAATTTGATAGCGGGCTACTCTAGTCCGTCACATTTACATGCGTAATGTTCACTCTTTATCTTTCTCACACTGTCCCTCTGAATATACTGTCTGAAACGCTCGGTTTGGACATGTATCGTTGGAACTGCGTTGCTAGGCAACAGATTGGGTccatgtttacttcctgtcagctgatgtcaAACATACACTGCAACAAGAATTAAAGTGGGACACATTTAGAATGTTTACAAatttaaaactgtaaaatgcTCTTTGTCTATTTTAAGTCCTGACTGCTCAGACACTGTTTCTAAATACGGGATGTGTGCATTTCTCCATGGACTGAGCGATTATATACTGACAGTTTAAAGCACTTAGACctgctttatttaaatacataaagacatgaaaatctcactttttacaatatggGCCCTTTTACATCTATCTGcactgttctctcctctccaacaTCAGCGGTGATTGGCTGACTGTCACGTGACTTCACAGCTGATTTCGTTGGATGAGGTGTTTTGCTTAGACCGTTCATCATTTCATGAAGCCATTTCTGGTTAGCATCGCTGCACAGTAGCATAGCAGTCATCGTCAACTGCAGTAGGATACTATGGCACAGGCAGCACAGGCAAATGTCTTCGACGCAAACAACTCTCAGATCCAGGTGGAGCACGATAAGAAACGTCGGCAGTTTGTTATAAGACTAAACGGTAAGttcaacatgtaaacattagcatgctagctggctaatgttagctcagAGGTTTGGTGTAGCTTTTTCTTGCTGCCAACATCGTCGTCGTGTCCTTATTGATACTCAAGCTGCCGTTTCAGACACAGAGGCGTTATTCATTTTACTTGGTCGGGATGTCACGTCTTTTTTCAGATATTATTTCGTGTCAGGAGCTGAACAGATGACTGTGCTTCTTCTTAGTCAAAGCTGCTGACTTACTTGACCTGTAACTTTACCTGTTTGTTCCATTCCTGAAAGCAAATGTGCAACAATCCTCCACCCTCAAAAGACGGTTTAATAGACATTCCTGAACATCAATCATTACCCTAAAGGAAGTTCCCTATTAACAGAGTTCCTCTCCCCAACTCTAACAGGTTATACTTAAAACAGCAATCAAACtaatttcccttttttgtttttgaattttaTGACAAACTGAAACACAGGCGTTTCaaagtgtgttaatgtgtaTGTCCAGATAagtttcatttaatgttttatagaaaaaatgttttgatcatCTATGAATTTAGACGTGTTAACAGCAAAAAGGTGAAAGCCATTGTTCCATGAAAGATCTTTATcatatctgtctctcttcacCCAACATTATCCTTTTCCACAAGCATTGTCTGGCTAGGTGATGTGTTAAAGTTATAGGCTATTGACTTTGGCACGGCACCGCATGGAATTAAACCCTCTTGTTTTGAAATACTGAGGGAACTGCCATGTTGCAGTATTATGTGTAGATTGCAAACTGCAACTTGGACAATAAAGGCTTACACTCAATTTTATGAATCAGCTGTATTatgtttagggctgcaactgccgtttattttcattgtttaatctgaagattattttatagattcattcatcatttggtctataaaatgtcaaatgtccatccaagtttctcaaagtccaacgTGATGCCATTTTGATGAAAAATGTAactattaatttattaaaatagttgacaATTGCAGCTCTAAGTTTGCCCTTGAAAATTGAGTTGTATTAAGTATCAGTATCTCCTAGCAAGATAGGGTTAAGTGACTGGGTTGGGTGGAGACAAACTTAACATAACGAGAACTACGGCTTCTGTCTGCCCTCAGGATCTCATGATCGTGCAGTTCTTCTGTATGAGTATGTTGGGAAGAAGACGGTGGACTTGCAACACACTGAAGTTCCAGATGCttacagagggagagggatagCCAAGCACCTGGCCAAGGTAAAACTCCCAAAGACAGGTTTTTTGTTTCATCTATATTCATCAATttaggagaagagagggagttTCCCAAATTTGAAATCTTGTGCGTTGAGTGCACATGAAACCAGATTACACTAATGATTAGCTGTTGGGACAAATTACTTTATGAAAAGCTAAAGAGTATCTTATTTTAAAGACTTTACTCGTGATTTATCTGATCCCTTTTTATATCTGGGAAGCAAACTTCACATAGTTGACTTTTTAATTGTACAACAATGACCAAAGTGTCCATGTAAAATGCTCTCTGATAAAATGCCTGTCAGAAGATGTGATTTTGTGCTTCTGTTAATGCAGGCAGCCATGGATTTCGTGGTGGAAGAGGATCTGAAAGCCCACCTGACCTGCTGGTACATTCAGAAATACGTCAAAGAGAATCCGCAGCCTCAGTACTTTGAACATATTTATCAATGACTCTACGTGGCTCTGACGGAGAAGACAAGGAGAAAGAGACTCCCAGGGGATAACTTCATACTGTGTGGTATCATGCTTTTGGAGTTACAGGCTGTCTTACAACAAAGGACCTTCCAGGCATTGTTGAACACGATCTCACGGCAAAGACGTCCGTAAGCTTGAACGTTGGGTTTAAGGGTTGGTAAGACACTCAcctaaaacaggaagtgaatcaGCTGGTCACCATTTGTAAAAACATAAGCAAATAAACTAACCAAAGCTGAAGCCTGTTACCTCGGACAGAAACATTCAGGATGCATCACTGACTGGAAACAAGGGTTAGGGGTGGCACGAGAACAGAAGCGAGTCAAATCTTTTGTTGGAAATTTCCTGTCCTCCTTTGGACTCACTGGTTGTGAGCAGCGCTGCAAGATGGCCGGCCCAAGTGTCTTTTTCCATGATAGTTTCGATGGAAGCGATGATGGCGTCACTGATGCTCAAACATGATGACTTTTATACTTCAACACCTTTTTGATATtctttggatttgtttttattattattttcaatttggctttctcctcttctcttagATTTAGTATTTCTAGGACTAGAATGCTTATTTAGTAGACTGTAAAAGCTAAACACATCTTTGAAACATCTAGCTACTCAAAAGAGGTATTTTTTTGTGAGTAATTGCAAAGAGGTGTCGGCAGACATTCAGTGGGTACTGGgtattgaaaaaaatataatctgtattttgaagacatttatttCCCCAAACTTTCCATTTGGTTCCATTCACATTCTTCCCAGAAATGTACTCTATTATTAGTCATACATTGATTAGTCAAAAGAACAGGGATTTGTAAACCAAAGAACACAAACTGAGAATGTCTAACTCATCATTTTCTCTATTGTACGTGTTAAATATCACAGACACTTGTGATAAATTGGCTCTGAAGCTTGTCACTGTGGTACAACACTTCAGTGTGGATATGGATAAATATCTCTGCTCAAACCAccatttcaaaaacaacactGGGCATTTACATTGCTTGGTGTCCACTGTCCTTTGTTCTGTCTGTCAGTATGAAGACACTGGGTGGCCGAAGCTCatactttagttttttcttgTCATTTGATCCGTTTtgggcttttttgtttttctcgtACCCACACGGCATCTTTCAACCttttgatattaaaatgataaaggtCATCATTTGGTTCTTTAGGAGCTTTTGCTGTTGACAATCTTCATTGTTGAGGAGAAAAATACCTCAGGTTACTCGACACACTCTGGCAGGACACACATGCAAAGCAGACTCTCTTTATCTGCTTTAATCACTTAGAGGTAATTGCAAGAAACCACTTTCCCTTTTGTAAAACATTCCTTTAGGCGACACAAACCTATTGATAGGCCATGgtattgtttcattgtttgtctttctgtttacatttgtgttttttcttcaaaGGAAACAAATGCCTGATTT
Protein-coding sequences here:
- the natd1 gene encoding protein NATD1, which gives rise to MAQAAQANVFDANNSQIQVEHDKKRRQFVIRLNGSHDRAVLLYEYVGKKTVDLQHTEVPDAYRGRGIAKHLAKAAMDFVVEEDLKAHLTCWYIQKYVKENPQPQYFEHIYQ